The following are encoded together in the Drosophila sechellia strain sech25 chromosome 3R, ASM438219v1, whole genome shotgun sequence genome:
- the LOC6607818 gene encoding carbonic anhydrase 2 isoform X1 codes for MFLVARSFAPINSGTRSHFGFNYDKQGRDWKVRCGERQSPIALWSCNAITCDVPKLKFLNYHKSLCDPLSVINNGLTVLMRIPKTVDGSRPSICISTEGQQVFEADQLHFHWGSALSKGSEHCLDGNYYDGEVHIVHKNASYKSNKEAGMQPNGFAVLALLIRNLEDSNIETPAMNMICKQVSSITKLDDSCPLEDSMALQDLFVSIDSQKYFTYQGSLTTPPCAEAVIWFVFPTPLDVPKELWKHFWQLRDSRDQRVLNTYRELQDGHDRPVYKSKGK; via the exons ATGTTTCTTGTGGCAAGAAGTTTTGCCCCAATTAACTCGGGGACAAGAAGTCATTTTGGATTCAATTATGATAAACAGGGAAGAGATTGGAAAGTGAGGTGCGGTGAAAGACAATCGCCCATTGCACTGTGGTCATGCAAT GCGATTACATGTGATGTACCCAAACTGAAGTTTCTGAATTACCATAAGAGCCTGTGTGATCCTTTGTCGGTGATCAACAATGGGCTAACTGTTCTCATGCGGATACCCAAGACGGTCGACGGCAGTCGGCCATCCATTTGTATCAGTACTGAAGGCCAACAGGTCTTCGAGGCCGACCAGTTGCACTTTCACTGGGGCTCCGCACTGAGCAAGGGATCGGAGCACTGCTTGGATGGCAACTATTACGATGGGGAGGTGCACATCGTTCACAAGAATGCCAGTTACAAAAGCAACAAGGAGGCCGGTATGCAGCCGAATGGCTTTGCGGTTTTGGCCCTGCTCATAAGGAATCTTGAG GATTCGAACATCGAGACGCCAGCAATGAATATGATCTGCAAACAGGTATCCAGCATAACTAAGTTGGATGATTCGTGTCCTCTGGAGGACAGTATGGCTCTGCAAGATCTGTTTGTAAGCATAGATAGCCAGAAATACTTCACCTACCAAG GTTCGCTTACCACTCCTCCCTGCGCCGAGGCAGTCATCTGGTTTGTTTTCCCAACACCTCTCGATGTCCCCAAGGAGCTG TGGAAGCACTTTTGGCAACTGAGGGACTCTCGCGACCAGCGCGTCCTTAACACCTACAGGGAACTACAAGATGGCCATGACCGACCAGTTTATAAAAGTAAAGGAAAATAA
- the LOC6607814 gene encoding sodium-independent sulfate anion transporter: protein MKSNPASDHVYFNDGFKCSTISISTNLTEPNGSSNSVGSQGSKEFILTEDGKKVKPSVSTLDCTRSWLQDCQRRTFNRKTLHKRLPILGWLPKYNSQDAVGDLVAGITVGLTVIPQALAYAGIAGLPVAYGLYASFVGCFVYIFLGSCKDVPMGPSAIVALLTYQAAQGSWQKSVLLCLLSGIVELLMGLFGLGFLIDFVSGPVSSGFTSAVSLIILTSQIQSVLGITAKGNTFVEIWTQVFHNIEHTREGDTVLGLTCIVILLLMRSLSSCRIGPADEKECSSFQRAVNKILWIVGTARNAILVVVCCIMGYLLHTEEHGAPFRVVGDIPPGLPSIQLPPTSLTANETSNGVAEGFVEMVHSMGSGLVVIPLISLMENIAICKAFANGKPVDASQELIAIGTANIFNSFVQAFPGTGALSRGAVNNASGVRTPLSNIYSGGLVMIALLFLTPYFYFIPRPTLAAIIISAVVFMIEVKVVKPMWRSKKSDLVPGVGTFVACLVLPLEWGILIGVGLNVIFILYHAARPKLTTELLTTQLGVEYSMITPDRCLIFPSVDYVRNLVNKQSIRQNVPVVIDASHVYGADFTTATVIDSLISDFNQRGQLLFFYNLKPSICSIFEHVSAAQFVVYYQEQQLDELLKERNYVQKRLETA from the exons ATGAAATCCAATCCGGCCTCGGATCACGTCTACTTCAACGACGGATTCAAGTGCTCCACGATCAGCATCAGCACCAATCTAACCGAGCCCAATgggagcagcaacagcgtGGGATCCCAGGGATCCAAGGAATTTATCC TCACTGAAGACGGCAAGAAGGTGAAGCCATCAGTGAGCACACTGGACTGCACCCGCAGCTGGCTGCAGGATTGCCAGCGGCGCACCTTCAATCGCAAGACCCTGCACAAGAGACTCCCGATCCTCGGATGGCTCCCCAAGTACAACAGCCAGGATGCTGTGGGTGACCTGGTGGCGGGCATCACAGTGGGTCTCACCGTCATCCCACAGGCACTGGCCTATGCGGGAATAGCAGGACTGCCCGTAGCC TATGGCTTGTATGCCTCCTTTGTGGGCTGCTTTGTGTACATATTCCTGGGCAGCTGCAAGGATGTGCCCATGGGGCCATCTGCGATTGTGGCCCTGCTTACTTATCAGGCTGCTCAAGGATCTTGGCAGAAATCGGTGCTGCTCTGCCTGCTGAGTGGAATTGTGGAGCTGCTGATGGGCCTCTTCGGACTGGGCTTCCTGATTGACTTCGTCTCCGGACCAGTTTCCTCGGGCTTCACCTCCGCCGTCTCGCTGATCATCCTCACCTCGCAGATCCAAAGTGTGCTGGGCATCACGGCCAAGGGCAACACCTTTGTGGAGATCTGGACGCAAGTCTTTCACAACATCGAGCACACAAGGGAAGGAGACACGGTACTGGGGCTTACCTGCATTGTCATCCTGCTGTTGATGCGCAGTCTGTCTTCCTGTCGAATTGGACCAGCCGACGAGAAGGAATGCTCATCCTTTCAGCGGGCTGTGAACAAGATCCTTTGGATCGTGGGCACTGCTCGAAATGCCATCCTGGTGGTCGTTTGCTGCATCATGGGCTATCTGCTGCATACCGAGGAGCATGGAGCTCCGTTCCGAGTTGTGGGAGACATACCACCAGGGCTCCCGAGCATTCAGTTGCCACCCACATCGCTGACTGCCAATGAAACCAGCAATGGAGTGGCTGAGGGATTCGTGGAGATGGTTCACAGCATGGGCTCCGGCTTGGTGGTGATTCCCTTGATCTCGCTCATGGAAAACATAGCCATCTGCAAGGCGTTTG CCAATGGCAAGCCAGTGGATGCTTCGCAGGAATTGATTGCCATTGGAACGGCCAACATCTTTAACTCCTTTGTCCAAGCCTTTCCGGGCACTGGAGCCCTTAGTCGTGGAGCAGTCAATAATGCCAGTGGTGTCCGTACTCCCCTGAGCAATATTTACTCCGGTGGCTTGGTCATGATTGCCCTGCTCTTCCTCACGCCCTACTTCTACTTCATTCCACGTCCTACCCTGGCAGCCATCATTATATCCGCCGTGGTCTTCATGATTGAAGTTAAGGTGGTCAAGCCCATGTGGAGATCGAAGA AAAGTGATCTGGTGCCTGGAGTTGGAACCTTTGTGGCCTGCCTGGTCTTACCGCTGGAGTGGGGCATCCTCATTGGGGTTGGACTCAATGTCATCTTTATCCTCTACCATGCTGCGCGTCCTAAGCTGACCACCGAGCTACTGACCACCCAGTTGGGTGTGGAGTACTCCATGATCACGCCAGATCGATGCCTTATTTTCCCGTCTGTGGATTATGTAAGGAATCTGGTCAACAAGCAGTCCATTAGACAAAATGTCCCAGTGGTCATCGATGCGTCGCATGTCTACGGGGCTGACTTCACAACGGCCACGGTTATAGACTCGCTGATCAGTGATTTTAATCAGCGGGGACAGCTGCTCTTCTTCTACAACCTCAAGCCGAGTATCTGCTCCATTTTCGAGCACGTGTCGGCGGCCCAGTTCGTGGTCTATTaccaggagcagcagttgGATGAGCTGCTCAAGGAGCGCAACTATGTGCAGAAGCGGCTCGAGACGGCCTAA
- the LOC6607818 gene encoding carbonic anhydrase 2 isoform X2, whose product MFLVARSFAPINSGTRSHFGFNYDKQGRDWKVRCGERQSPIALWSCNAITCDVPKLKFLNYHKSLCDPLSVINNGLTVLMRIPKTVDGSRPSICISTEGQQVFEADQLHFHWGSALSKGSEHCLDGNYYDGEVHIVHKNASYKSNKEAGMQPNGFAVLALLIRNLEDSNIETPAMNMICKQVSSITKLDDSCPLEDSMALQDLFVRLPLLPAPRQSSGLFSQHLSMSPRSCGSTFGN is encoded by the exons ATGTTTCTTGTGGCAAGAAGTTTTGCCCCAATTAACTCGGGGACAAGAAGTCATTTTGGATTCAATTATGATAAACAGGGAAGAGATTGGAAAGTGAGGTGCGGTGAAAGACAATCGCCCATTGCACTGTGGTCATGCAAT GCGATTACATGTGATGTACCCAAACTGAAGTTTCTGAATTACCATAAGAGCCTGTGTGATCCTTTGTCGGTGATCAACAATGGGCTAACTGTTCTCATGCGGATACCCAAGACGGTCGACGGCAGTCGGCCATCCATTTGTATCAGTACTGAAGGCCAACAGGTCTTCGAGGCCGACCAGTTGCACTTTCACTGGGGCTCCGCACTGAGCAAGGGATCGGAGCACTGCTTGGATGGCAACTATTACGATGGGGAGGTGCACATCGTTCACAAGAATGCCAGTTACAAAAGCAACAAGGAGGCCGGTATGCAGCCGAATGGCTTTGCGGTTTTGGCCCTGCTCATAAGGAATCTTGAG GATTCGAACATCGAGACGCCAGCAATGAATATGATCTGCAAACAGGTATCCAGCATAACTAAGTTGGATGATTCGTGTCCTCTGGAGGACAGTATGGCTCTGCAAGATCTGTTT GTTCGCTTACCACTCCTCCCTGCGCCGAGGCAGTCATCTGGTTTGTTTTCCCAACACCTCTCGATGTCCCCAAGGAGCTG TGGAAGCACTTTTGGCAACTGA
- the LOC6607816 gene encoding nicastrin isoform X2: MEMRLNAASIWLLILSYGASIAQGERTRDKMYEPIGGASCFRRLNGTHQTGCSSTYSGSVGVLHLINVEADLEFLLTSPPSPPYAPMIPPHLFTRNNLMRLKEAGPKNISVVLLINRTNQMKQFSHELNCPNQYSGLNSSSETCDASNPAKNWNPWGTGLLHEDFPFPIYYIADLDQVTKLEKCFQDFNNHNYETHALRSLCAVEVKSFMSAAVNTEVCMRRTNFINNLGGSKYCDPLEGRNVYATLYPRNPAVENNVEAVHTNEKFILVSCRLDTTTMFDGVGLGAMDSLMGFAVFTHVAYLLKQLLPPQSKDLHNVLFVTFNGESYDYIGSQRLVYDMEKLQFPTESTGTPPIAFDNIEFMLDIGTLDDISNIKLHALNGTTLAQQILERLNKYAKSPRYGFNLNIQSEMSAHLPPTSAQSFLRRDPNFNALILNARPTNKYYHSIYDDVDNVDFTYANTSKDFTQLTEVNDFKSLKPDSLQMKVRNVSSIVAMALYQTITGKEYTGTKLVNPLMADEFLYCFLQSADCPLFKAASYPGSQLTNLPPMRYISVLGGSQESSGYTYRLLGYLLSQLQPDVHRDNCTDLPLHYFAGFNNIGECRLTTQNYSHALSPAFLIDGYDWSSGMYSTWTESTWSQFSARIFLRPSNVHQVTTLSVGIVVLIISFCLVYIISSRSEVLFEDLTASNAALFG, encoded by the exons ATGGAAATGCGTCTGAATGCGGCTTCCATATGGCTGCTAATACTTTCGTATGGAGCTTCTATTG CTCAGGGAGAAAGAACCCGCGATAAGATGTACGAGCCCATTGGAGGAGCTAGCTGTTTCCGGCGTCTGAATGGCACCCATCAGACAGGCTGTTCCT CAACCTACTCCGGTTCCGTGGGCGTACTCCATCTAATAAACGTCGAGGCTGACCTGGAATTTCTGCTGACAAGCCCACCATCTCCACCTTACGCCCCCATGATACCACCTCACCTGTTCACACGTAACAACCTGATGCGCCTGAAGGAAGCCGGACCAAAGAACATTTCTGTGGTGCTGCTGATTAACCGTACGAACCAGATGAAGCAGTTCTCGCACGAACTCAACTGCCCCAATCAGTACAGCGGCctgaacagcagcagcgagaCCTGCGACGCCAGCAATCCAGCGAAAAACTGGAATCCCTGGGGCACTGGACTGCTGCATGAGGACTTCCCCTTTCCCATCTATTATATAGCCGATTTGGATCAGGTCACCAAGCTGGAGAAGTGCTTCCAGGACTTCAACAACCATAACTACGAGACGCACGCACTGCGTAGCTTGTGCGCCGTCGAGGTCAAGTCCTTTATGTCCGCCGCTGTCAACACCGAGGTCTGTATGCGCCGCACCAACTTCATCAATAATCTTGGGGGAAGCAAGTACTGTGATCCGCTCGAGGGTCGGAATGTGTACGCCACCTTGTACCCCCGAAATCCAGCAGTCGAAAACAACGTGGAGGCAGTCCATACGAATGAAAAGTTCATACTAGTATCCTGTCGCCTCGACACCACCACCATGTTCGATGGCGTCG GTCTTGGAGCCATGGACTCCCTCATGGGATTTGCTGTTTTCACCCATGTGGCGTATCTATTAAAACAACTGCTTCCGCCGCAAAGCAAAGACCTTCATAATGTGCTCTTTGTGACTTTTAATGGCGAATCCTATGACTACATTGGATCTCAGAGACTTGTATACGACATGGAGAAACTTCAATTTCCTACTGAGTCCACAGGCACGCCTCCGATTGCCTTTGACAATATTGAGTTCATGCTGGACATCGGGACACTGGATGACATTTCGAATATTAAGCTGCATGCATTGAACGGAACGACTTTGGCTCAGCAAATTCTAGAGCGGCTGAACAAGTATGCGAAGTCGCCACGCTATGGCTTTAACCTGAACATTCAGTCCGAGATGAGCGCCCACTTACCACCTACGTCGGCGCAATCCTTTCTGCGACGTGATCCAAACTTCAATGCTCTGATTCTAAACGCTCGTCCAACCAACAAGTATTATCATTCCATCTACGATGATGTGGACAACGTGGACTTCACCTATGCGAACACAAGCAAGGATTTCACCCAGCTGACGGAagttaatgattttaaaagcTTGAAGCCAGATTCACTGCAAATGAAAGTTCGCAACGTTTCCTCTATTGTGGCCATGGCACTATATCAGACAATAACTGGAAAGGAGTACACTGGCACCAAGCTGGTCAACCCCCTGATGGCAGATGAGTTCCTTTACTGTTTCCTGCAATCGGCGGACTGTCCACTCTTCAAGGCCGCATCTTATCCGGGCAGTCAGCTCACCAATTTGCCTCCGATGCG CTATATAAGCGTCTTGGGTGGCTCTCAAGAGTCGTCGGGCTATACGTATAGATTGCTGGGCTATCTTCTGTCGCAACTGCAGCCAGACGTTCACAGAGATAACTGCACCGACTTGCCGCTACACTATTTCGCGGGCTTCAACAATATCGGAGAGTGTCGCCTAACCACGCAAAACTACAGTCACGCCCTGAGTCCAGCTTTTCTTATTGATG GCTACGATTGGAGTTCCGGCATGTATTCCACTTGGACTGAATCGACCTGGTCACAGTTCAGTGCACGCATCTTCCTGCGCCCGTCCAATGTGCATCAGGTCACAACTCTCAGCGTTGGCATAGTGGTGCTGATCATATCTTTCTGCTTGGTGTATATAATCAGCTCACGATCGGAAGTCCTCTTTGAGGATTTGACGGCAAGCAATGCCGC ATTATTTGGTTGA
- the LOC6607815 gene encoding 60S ribosome subunit biogenesis protein NIP7 homolog produces the protein MKRLSEERAKILFEHLSKYIGTNVKHLIDRPDGTYCFREHKDRVYYVSERILKLSECFGYKQLVCVGTCFGKFSKTNKLKFHITALYYLAPYAQYKVWVKPSFEQQFLYGNHIPKTGLGRITENAGQYQGVVVYSMNDLPLGFGVLARSTTDCKTADPMTTVCFHQSDIGEYIRAEDTLF, from the exons ATGAAACGCCTGAGCGAAGAACGTGCAAAGATCTTGTTCGAGCACCTGTCCAAATA CATTGGCACAAATGTGAAGCATTTGATCGACCGTCCAGATGGAACATATTGCTTTCGGGAGCACAAGGATCGGGTCTACTACGTCTCGGAGCGGATTCTGAAGCTGAGTGAGTGCTTCGGCTACAAGCAGCTGGTGTGCGTGGGCACCTGCTTCGGCAAGTTCTCCAAGACCAACAAACTGAAGTTCCACATCACGGCGCTCTACTACTTGGCGCCTTACGCCCAGTACAAGGTGTGGGTGAAGCCCTCCTTCGAGCAGCAGTTCCTTTACGGCAACCACATACCCAAAACCGGACTGGGTCGCATCACGGAAAACGCCGGCCAGTACCAGGGCGTGGTGGTCTACTCCATGAACGATCTGCCCCTGGGTTTCGGCGTCCTGGCGCGTTCCACAACGGACTGCAAGACCGCCGATCCCATGACCACCGTATGCTTTCATCAGTCGGACATCGGCGAATACATTCGCGCCGAGGACACGCTCTTTTAG
- the LOC6607818 gene encoding carbonic anhydrase 2 isoform X3: MRIPKTVDGSRPSICISTEGQQVFEADQLHFHWGSALSKGSEHCLDGNYYDGEVHIVHKNASYKSNKEAGMQPNGFAVLALLIRNLEDSNIETPAMNMICKQVSSITKLDDSCPLEDSMALQDLFVSIDSQKYFTYQGSLTTPPCAEAVIWFVFPTPLDVPKELWKHFWQLRDSRDQRVLNTYRELQDGHDRPVYKSKGK; this comes from the exons ATGCGGATACCCAAGACGGTCGACGGCAGTCGGCCATCCATTTGTATCAGTACTGAAGGCCAACAGGTCTTCGAGGCCGACCAGTTGCACTTTCACTGGGGCTCCGCACTGAGCAAGGGATCGGAGCACTGCTTGGATGGCAACTATTACGATGGGGAGGTGCACATCGTTCACAAGAATGCCAGTTACAAAAGCAACAAGGAGGCCGGTATGCAGCCGAATGGCTTTGCGGTTTTGGCCCTGCTCATAAGGAATCTTGAG GATTCGAACATCGAGACGCCAGCAATGAATATGATCTGCAAACAGGTATCCAGCATAACTAAGTTGGATGATTCGTGTCCTCTGGAGGACAGTATGGCTCTGCAAGATCTGTTTGTAAGCATAGATAGCCAGAAATACTTCACCTACCAAG GTTCGCTTACCACTCCTCCCTGCGCCGAGGCAGTCATCTGGTTTGTTTTCCCAACACCTCTCGATGTCCCCAAGGAGCTG TGGAAGCACTTTTGGCAACTGAGGGACTCTCGCGACCAGCGCGTCCTTAACACCTACAGGGAACTACAAGATGGCCATGACCGACCAGTTTATAAAAGTAAAGGAAAATAA
- the LOC6607817 gene encoding histone deacetylase 11, translating to MKRLTERVHHEEQESEEVVWVKREDARSAGKLPIVFSRNYAVRFGGLERLHPFDAAKGKHIHKLLCAQLQLDDGSFYEPTELTKDQLRRIHTRDYLKSLRWSMNVACIAEVPVMAFVPNRYIQRSYLRPMRFQAAGSILAGKLALDYGWAINLGGGFHHCCSYRGGGFCPYADISLLIVRLFEQEPFRVRRIMIVDLDAHQGNGHERDFNNVAAVYILDMYNAFVYPRDHVAKESIRCAVELRNYTEDGFYLRQLKRCLMQSLAEFRPDMVVYNAGTDVLEGDPLGNLAISAEGVIERDRLVFSTFRALGIPVVMLLSGGYLKASAGVITDSIVNLRLQGLLK from the exons ATGAAGCGCCTGACTGAGCGAGTGCACCACGAGGAGCAGGAGTCCGAGGAGGTGGTTTGGGTCAAGCGGGAGGATGCACGCTCCGCCGGCAAGCTGCCCATCGTGTTCTCGAGGAACTATGCGGTGCGCTTTGGTGGCCTTGAACGCCTACATCCCTTCGATGCGGCCAAGGGCAAGCACATTCACAAG CTCCTGTGCGCCCAGCTGCAGCTCGACGACGGCAGCTTTTACGAGCCCACGGAGCTGACCAAGGACCAGCTGCGTCGTATTCACACAAGGGATTACCTAAAGTCACTGCGCTGGAGCATGAATGTGGCCTGCATCGCTGAAGTGCCGGTGATGGCCTTCGTCCCGAATCGCTACATTCAGCGGTCCTATTTGCGTCCCATGCGCTTCCAAGCAGCCGGTTCCATTTTGGCCGGTAAGCTGGCGTTGGATTATGGTTGGGCCATCAACCTGGGCGGTGGGTTCCATCACTGTTGCTCGTACAGAGGCGGTGGTTTCTGTCCGTATGCTGACATCTCTCTGCTCATCGTGAGGCTGTTTGAGCAGGAACCATTCCGGGTGCGCCGCATAATGATTGTGGACCTGGATGCCCATCAGGGCAATGGACACGAGCGGGACTTCAACAACGTGGCAGCCGTCTACATTTTGGACATGTACAATGCCTTTGTCTATCCGCGGGATCATGTGGCCAAGGAGAGCATCCGGTGTGCAGTAGAGCTGCGCAACTACACGGAGGATGGATTCTACCTGCGGCAACTTAAACGCTGCCTGATGCAGTCCCTGGCCGAGTTCCGTCCAGATATGGTCGTCTACAATGCGGGAACGGATGTGCTCGAGGGCGATCCATTGGGCAATCTGGCTATTTCTGCGGAGGGCGTCATTGAGCGGGATCGGCTGGTGTTTAGTACATTTCGCGCATTAGGAATTCCGGTGGTGATGCTGCTGAGTGGTGGCTACTTGAAGGCATCCGCAGGGGTAATTACGGATTCCATTGTTAATCTTCGGCTTCAGGGATTGCTAAAGTAA
- the LOC6607816 gene encoding nicastrin isoform X1 — MEMRLNAASIWLLILSYGASIAQGERTRDKMYEPIGGASCFRRLNGTHQTGCSSTYSGSVGVLHLINVEADLEFLLTSPPSPPYAPMIPPHLFTRNNLMRLKEAGPKNISVVLLINRTNQMKQFSHELNCPNQYSGLNSSSETCDASNPAKNWNPWGTGLLHEDFPFPIYYIADLDQVTKLEKCFQDFNNHNYETHALRSLCAVEVKSFMSAAVNTEVCMRRTNFINNLGGSKYCDPLEGRNVYATLYPRNPAVENNVEAVHTNEKFILVSCRLDTTTMFDGVGLGAMDSLMGFAVFTHVAYLLKQLLPPQSKDLHNVLFVTFNGESYDYIGSQRLVYDMEKLQFPTESTGTPPIAFDNIEFMLDIGTLDDISNIKLHALNGTTLAQQILERLNKYAKSPRYGFNLNIQSEMSAHLPPTSAQSFLRRDPNFNALILNARPTNKYYHSIYDDVDNVDFTYANTSKDFTQLTEVNDFKSLKPDSLQMKVRNVSSIVAMALYQTITGKEYTGTKLVNPLMADEFLYCFLQSADCPLFKAASYPGSQLTNLPPMRYISVLGGSQESSGYTYRLLGYLLSQLQPDVHRDNCTDLPLHYFAGFNNIGECRLTTQNYSHALSPAFLIDGYDWSSGMYSTWTESTWSQFSARIFLRPSNVHQVTTLSVGIVVLIISFCLVYIISSRSEVLFEDLTASNAASPRPTAC, encoded by the exons ATGGAAATGCGTCTGAATGCGGCTTCCATATGGCTGCTAATACTTTCGTATGGAGCTTCTATTG CTCAGGGAGAAAGAACCCGCGATAAGATGTACGAGCCCATTGGAGGAGCTAGCTGTTTCCGGCGTCTGAATGGCACCCATCAGACAGGCTGTTCCT CAACCTACTCCGGTTCCGTGGGCGTACTCCATCTAATAAACGTCGAGGCTGACCTGGAATTTCTGCTGACAAGCCCACCATCTCCACCTTACGCCCCCATGATACCACCTCACCTGTTCACACGTAACAACCTGATGCGCCTGAAGGAAGCCGGACCAAAGAACATTTCTGTGGTGCTGCTGATTAACCGTACGAACCAGATGAAGCAGTTCTCGCACGAACTCAACTGCCCCAATCAGTACAGCGGCctgaacagcagcagcgagaCCTGCGACGCCAGCAATCCAGCGAAAAACTGGAATCCCTGGGGCACTGGACTGCTGCATGAGGACTTCCCCTTTCCCATCTATTATATAGCCGATTTGGATCAGGTCACCAAGCTGGAGAAGTGCTTCCAGGACTTCAACAACCATAACTACGAGACGCACGCACTGCGTAGCTTGTGCGCCGTCGAGGTCAAGTCCTTTATGTCCGCCGCTGTCAACACCGAGGTCTGTATGCGCCGCACCAACTTCATCAATAATCTTGGGGGAAGCAAGTACTGTGATCCGCTCGAGGGTCGGAATGTGTACGCCACCTTGTACCCCCGAAATCCAGCAGTCGAAAACAACGTGGAGGCAGTCCATACGAATGAAAAGTTCATACTAGTATCCTGTCGCCTCGACACCACCACCATGTTCGATGGCGTCG GTCTTGGAGCCATGGACTCCCTCATGGGATTTGCTGTTTTCACCCATGTGGCGTATCTATTAAAACAACTGCTTCCGCCGCAAAGCAAAGACCTTCATAATGTGCTCTTTGTGACTTTTAATGGCGAATCCTATGACTACATTGGATCTCAGAGACTTGTATACGACATGGAGAAACTTCAATTTCCTACTGAGTCCACAGGCACGCCTCCGATTGCCTTTGACAATATTGAGTTCATGCTGGACATCGGGACACTGGATGACATTTCGAATATTAAGCTGCATGCATTGAACGGAACGACTTTGGCTCAGCAAATTCTAGAGCGGCTGAACAAGTATGCGAAGTCGCCACGCTATGGCTTTAACCTGAACATTCAGTCCGAGATGAGCGCCCACTTACCACCTACGTCGGCGCAATCCTTTCTGCGACGTGATCCAAACTTCAATGCTCTGATTCTAAACGCTCGTCCAACCAACAAGTATTATCATTCCATCTACGATGATGTGGACAACGTGGACTTCACCTATGCGAACACAAGCAAGGATTTCACCCAGCTGACGGAagttaatgattttaaaagcTTGAAGCCAGATTCACTGCAAATGAAAGTTCGCAACGTTTCCTCTATTGTGGCCATGGCACTATATCAGACAATAACTGGAAAGGAGTACACTGGCACCAAGCTGGTCAACCCCCTGATGGCAGATGAGTTCCTTTACTGTTTCCTGCAATCGGCGGACTGTCCACTCTTCAAGGCCGCATCTTATCCGGGCAGTCAGCTCACCAATTTGCCTCCGATGCG CTATATAAGCGTCTTGGGTGGCTCTCAAGAGTCGTCGGGCTATACGTATAGATTGCTGGGCTATCTTCTGTCGCAACTGCAGCCAGACGTTCACAGAGATAACTGCACCGACTTGCCGCTACACTATTTCGCGGGCTTCAACAATATCGGAGAGTGTCGCCTAACCACGCAAAACTACAGTCACGCCCTGAGTCCAGCTTTTCTTATTGATG GCTACGATTGGAGTTCCGGCATGTATTCCACTTGGACTGAATCGACCTGGTCACAGTTCAGTGCACGCATCTTCCTGCGCCCGTCCAATGTGCATCAGGTCACAACTCTCAGCGTTGGCATAGTGGTGCTGATCATATCTTTCTGCTTGGTGTATATAATCAGCTCACGATCGGAAGTCCTCTTTGAGGATTTGACGGCAAGCAATGCCGC ATCGCCGCGGCCGACAGCCTGTTAA